A part of Paraburkholderia largidicola genomic DNA contains:
- a CDS encoding DeoR/GlpR family DNA-binding transcription regulator, whose translation MLKTERLRMLADALAKQSVMRLRDAATLLGVSEMTVRRDIAASPGHFTYLGGYIVSATDVPNTAGYSLEQEKDHFAQAKAEASAVAAKLIVNNETLFIDCGTTLTTLARLIPNDLHVTIVCYSLNVAEILRRKPNVRMILLGGVYVPSSDSFSGEESIEVLRRMGINKAFISAGGVDDAHGVTCWNFHEVALKQAAMAAAVESHLVVDSSKFGVVKAVRFSKVEEFASIITEKGQVVAAKRKG comes from the coding sequence ATGCTGAAAACTGAACGTCTGCGCATGCTCGCCGATGCGCTGGCCAAACAGAGCGTGATGCGCCTGCGCGACGCGGCGACGTTACTGGGCGTATCGGAGATGACGGTACGCCGGGACATTGCTGCGAGCCCGGGGCATTTTACGTATCTGGGCGGTTATATCGTCAGCGCGACGGACGTGCCGAACACGGCTGGCTATTCGCTGGAGCAGGAAAAGGACCATTTCGCGCAGGCCAAGGCGGAGGCATCGGCTGTGGCGGCGAAGCTGATCGTGAACAACGAGACGCTATTCATCGACTGCGGGACGACGCTCACTACGCTCGCGCGGCTGATTCCCAACGATCTGCATGTGACGATTGTCTGCTATTCGCTGAATGTAGCGGAGATTTTGCGGCGCAAGCCTAATGTGCGGATGATTCTTCTGGGCGGTGTATATGTGCCGTCGTCGGATTCGTTTTCGGGCGAGGAAAGCATCGAGGTGCTTCGGCGCATGGGGATCAACAAGGCGTTTATTTCCGCCGGCGGCGTTGATGATGCGCACGGTGTGACGTGCTGGAATTTTCATGAAGTCGCGCTTAAACAGGCCGCGATGGCGGCGGCTGTCGAGAGTCATCTCGTGGTTGATAGCAGCAAGTTTGGTGTTGTTAAGGCGGTTCGGTTCTCGAAGGTCGAGGAGTTTGCTTCGATCATTACCGAGAAGGGGCAGGTGGTTGCCGCGAAGCGGAAGGGTTAG
- a CDS encoding ABC transporter permease encodes MSSIMDRTVTTPNVVEIAPEVKPPTWRAKFSRNPEWFTTALIVVTCVIVGAINPRFFQLATLFDLLHSATTMSLFALGTLVVLASGGIDVSFTAIGALTMYAITKAVFAWWPDAPFALILVVGALGGIVLGVINGVLVHRLKAPSLIVTIGTQYLYRGILLTFIGTTFFMNIPHSMDHFGRIPLFFYHTADGLRAVLPASVLALVIASVVTWWLLNRTMMGRGVYAMGGSLAIAERLGYNLRAIHLFVFGYTGMLAGIAGILHVSNNRLANPFDLVGTELDVIAAVILGGARITGGTGTVVGTLLGVVLVTLINSVLILVGVPSTWQKVIIGAFILIAGTLFALQRKG; translated from the coding sequence ATGTCGTCTATCATGGACCGGACTGTGACTACCCCCAACGTCGTCGAAATCGCGCCCGAGGTGAAGCCGCCCACGTGGCGCGCGAAGTTCTCGCGCAACCCGGAGTGGTTCACGACGGCGCTGATCGTCGTGACGTGTGTGATCGTCGGTGCGATCAATCCGCGCTTCTTTCAGCTTGCGACGCTGTTCGATCTGCTGCATTCGGCGACGACGATGTCGCTGTTCGCGCTTGGGACGCTCGTGGTGCTCGCGTCGGGTGGTATCGATGTGTCGTTCACGGCGATCGGCGCGCTCACCATGTATGCGATTACCAAGGCTGTGTTTGCGTGGTGGCCGGACGCGCCGTTTGCGTTGATTCTTGTCGTTGGCGCGCTGGGCGGCATTGTGCTTGGGGTGATCAATGGTGTGCTGGTGCACCGGCTGAAGGCGCCTTCGCTGATCGTGACGATTGGTACGCAGTACTTGTATCGCGGGATTTTGCTGACGTTTATCGGCACGACGTTCTTTATGAACATTCCGCACAGCATGGATCATTTTGGGCGTATTCCGCTGTTCTTTTATCACACTGCCGATGGGTTAAGGGCGGTGTTGCCGGCTTCTGTGTTGGCGCTTGTGATTGCATCTGTTGTCACGTGGTGGCTGCTGAATCGCACGATGATGGGGCGTGGGGTTTATGCCATGGGTGGTTCGCTTGCTATTGCCGAGCGGCTTGGTTATAACCTGCGGGCTATTCATCTTTTTGTGTTTGGTTATACGGGGATGCTGGCGGGAATTGCAGGCATCCTGCATGTGTCGAATAACCGGTTGGCCAATCCTTTTGATCTTGTCGGCACTGAACTCGATGTGATCGCTGCGGTGATTCTGGGCGGGGCCCGGATTACTGGTGGGACGGGGACTGTTGTTGGTACTTTGCTTGGGGTCGTGCTCGTTACGCTCATTAATAGCGTGCTTATTCTTGTTGGGGTGCCGAGTACCTGGCAGAAGGTTATTATCGGGGCGTTTATTTTGATTGCTGGGACGTTGTTTGCTCTTCAGCGGAAGGGTTAG
- a CDS encoding sugar ABC transporter ATP-binding protein, which produces MNQNVSSTPFLQVVGVHKRFTGVHALRGVSLSFDRGQIYHLLGENGCGKSTLIKIISGAQPPDEGELIIEGVSHARLSALESLAAGIETVYQDLSLLPNMSVAENVALTSELAEHNGRLTRTFDRKALARTAAKALEAVGLPGDPEFQSTLIEQLPLATRQLVAIARAIASEAKFVIMDEPTTSLTQKEVDNLIAVLGNLRAQGVTVLFVSHKLDECYAIGGEVIVLRDGQKMAQGPIADYTKTQISELMTGRHLSSERYREGEVGTEVVLDVKGYTRGAQFRDVSFALHRGEILGVTGLLDSGRNELARALAGVAPAESGTVTLEGRHVVLRTPSDAKDHRIGYVPEDRLNEGLFLDKSIRDNVITAMISSLRDRFGQVDRARSQQLAEQTVKDLQIATPGVDKPVQSLSGGNQQRVLIGRWLAIDPRVLILHGPTVGVDVGSKDIIYRIMQKLSQRGIGIILISDDLPELLQNCDRILMMKKGRVASQYRADQLNEAELYHALLSEAA; this is translated from the coding sequence ATGAATCAAAACGTTTCCTCCACGCCGTTCCTGCAGGTGGTCGGCGTACACAAGCGGTTCACGGGCGTGCATGCGTTGCGCGGCGTGAGCCTGTCTTTCGATCGCGGGCAGATCTATCACCTGCTCGGTGAAAACGGCTGCGGCAAGAGCACGCTCATCAAGATCATCTCCGGCGCGCAGCCGCCCGATGAAGGCGAGTTGATCATCGAAGGCGTTTCGCACGCGCGGCTTTCGGCGCTCGAATCGCTGGCGGCGGGCATCGAGACGGTCTATCAGGACCTGTCGCTGCTGCCGAACATGAGCGTCGCCGAAAACGTTGCGCTGACGTCGGAACTTGCGGAGCACAACGGGCGCCTCACGCGCACGTTCGACCGCAAGGCGCTCGCGCGCACCGCGGCGAAAGCGCTCGAAGCCGTGGGTTTGCCCGGCGATCCCGAATTCCAGTCGACGCTGATCGAACAGTTGCCGCTCGCGACGCGGCAGCTCGTGGCGATTGCGCGCGCGATTGCGAGCGAAGCGAAGTTCGTCATCATGGACGAGCCGACCACCTCGCTCACGCAAAAGGAAGTGGACAACCTGATCGCCGTGCTCGGCAATCTGCGCGCGCAGGGCGTGACTGTGCTGTTCGTGAGCCATAAGCTCGACGAGTGCTATGCGATCGGCGGCGAAGTGATCGTGTTGCGCGACGGCCAGAAGATGGCGCAAGGCCCGATTGCCGATTACACGAAAACGCAGATCAGCGAGCTGATGACAGGCCGTCATCTGTCGAGCGAGCGGTATCGTGAAGGCGAAGTCGGTACGGAAGTCGTGCTCGATGTGAAGGGCTACACGCGCGGCGCGCAGTTCCGCGATGTGTCGTTCGCGCTGCATCGCGGAGAGATTCTCGGCGTGACGGGGCTGCTCGATTCGGGCCGTAACGAACTGGCGCGCGCGCTGGCGGGCGTTGCGCCGGCGGAGAGCGGCACGGTGACGCTCGAAGGCAGGCACGTTGTATTGCGCACGCCGTCGGACGCGAAGGATCATCGGATCGGCTATGTGCCCGAAGACCGCCTGAACGAAGGGCTATTTCTGGACAAGTCGATTCGCGACAACGTGATCACCGCGATGATTTCGAGCTTGCGCGATCGCTTTGGACAGGTCGATCGCGCGCGCTCGCAGCAGCTTGCCGAGCAGACCGTGAAGGACTTGCAGATCGCGACGCCGGGCGTCGACAAGCCGGTGCAGTCGCTGTCGGGCGGCAACCAGCAGCGTGTGCTGATTGGGCGCTGGCTCGCGATTGATCCACGGGTGCTGATCCTGCATGGGCCGACGGTTGGCGTGGATGTCGGCTCGAAGGACATCATTTACCGGATCATGCAGAAGCTGTCGCAGCGCGGCATCGGCATCATTCTGATCAGCGATGACTTGCCCGAGCTGCTGCAGAATTGCGATCGCATTCTGATGATGAAGAAAGGCCGCGTGGCGAGCCAGTATCGCGCGGATCAGTTGAACGAAGCGGAGCTGTATCACGCTCTGCTGTCAGAGGCTGCATAA
- a CDS encoding substrate-binding domain-containing protein encodes MKLTRLSAALATGALALGVIAAAQAATNETIVTVVKVTGINWFNRMDEGVKEFAKDNPGVQAYQTGPGRADAAQQLKIIEDLIAKKVTAIAVVPYDPPTLEPALKKAMDRGIKVVTHEADNAKNTMVDIEAFDNSAYGAGLNERLASCMHQDGKWAVLVGSLGSRSQVQWADGGINNAKAKYPKLNLVEPKLETNNDGEKAYEVAKEVLRKHPDLKGFQGSSSLDVIGIGRAVEEAGMQGKICVYGTGLPTEAGKFLESGAVNGIAFWDPKQAGLAMNKVAQMLVEGKTVQNGADLGIPGYTKVTVEKGPGKGIIVRGQGWVNVDKTNYKQYNF; translated from the coding sequence ATGAAACTGACCCGACTGAGCGCCGCCCTTGCAACGGGCGCACTCGCGCTGGGCGTGATCGCCGCCGCGCAAGCCGCGACCAACGAAACGATCGTCACGGTCGTCAAGGTCACGGGCATCAACTGGTTCAACCGGATGGACGAAGGCGTCAAGGAGTTCGCGAAGGACAACCCCGGCGTGCAGGCGTATCAGACGGGCCCGGGCCGCGCCGACGCCGCGCAGCAGCTCAAGATCATCGAAGACCTGATCGCGAAGAAAGTGACGGCCATCGCCGTCGTTCCGTACGATCCGCCGACGCTCGAACCCGCGCTGAAGAAGGCGATGGATCGCGGCATCAAGGTCGTCACGCATGAAGCGGACAACGCGAAGAACACGATGGTCGACATCGAAGCCTTCGACAACTCCGCGTACGGCGCGGGCCTGAACGAGCGCCTCGCGTCGTGCATGCATCAGGACGGCAAGTGGGCCGTGCTGGTCGGCTCGCTCGGCAGCCGCTCGCAGGTGCAATGGGCCGACGGCGGCATCAACAACGCGAAGGCCAAGTACCCGAAGCTGAATCTCGTCGAGCCGAAGCTCGAAACGAACAACGACGGCGAGAAGGCGTATGAAGTGGCGAAGGAAGTGCTGCGCAAGCACCCCGACCTGAAGGGCTTCCAGGGTTCGTCGTCGCTGGACGTGATCGGCATTGGCCGCGCAGTGGAAGAAGCGGGCATGCAAGGCAAGATCTGCGTCTACGGCACGGGTCTGCCGACGGAAGCGGGCAAGTTCCTCGAAAGCGGCGCGGTGAACGGCATCGCGTTCTGGGATCCGAAACAGGCCGGTCTCGCGATGAACAAGGTTGCGCAGATGCTGGTCGAAGGCAAGACCGTGCAGAACGGCGCGGATCTCGGCATTCCGGGCTACACGAAGGTGACGGTCGAGAAGGGTCCGGGCAAGGGCATCATCGTGCGCGGCCAGGGCTGGGTGAACGTCGACAAGACGAACTACAAGCAATACAACTTCTGA
- a CDS encoding ABC transporter permease produces the protein MKSSLSAGLFRDRQLNFLLAVNVLVVLAATWISHGQFVSLDNLQSMGGQLPELGLLALGIMLSMVSGNGGIDLSGVGLANLSGMVAALVVPKFISGDDSPMLYTGVFCAIVVVMGAIGGLVNGVVIARLRLTPILCTLGTQLLFTGCAVVLSNGASVHVDYVEPLSDIGNGTWFQVPVSFVIFIAAVVVLGWLLRRSPFGLRLYLMGTNPKAAFYTGIPRARMLILTYMMCGILASLAGLISVTHTSSAKWDYGNSYLLIAILIAVMGGVNPAGGYGRIVCVFFAATVLQFLSSFFNLLGVSQFFGDCAWGFLLLASLAFAGGERVRAIFGFAQPNQRR, from the coding sequence ATGAAGTCCTCGCTTTCCGCCGGCCTGTTTCGCGACCGGCAACTGAACTTTCTGCTGGCCGTGAACGTGCTCGTCGTGCTCGCCGCGACATGGATCTCGCACGGCCAGTTCGTTTCGCTCGACAACCTTCAGTCGATGGGCGGCCAGTTGCCTGAACTCGGCTTGCTCGCGCTCGGCATCATGCTGTCGATGGTATCGGGCAACGGCGGCATCGATCTGTCAGGCGTCGGGCTGGCGAACCTGTCGGGCATGGTCGCGGCGCTGGTCGTGCCGAAGTTCATCAGCGGCGACGATTCGCCGATGCTCTACACGGGCGTGTTCTGCGCGATCGTCGTGGTCATGGGTGCGATTGGCGGGCTGGTGAACGGCGTCGTGATCGCCCGTTTGCGCCTCACGCCGATTCTCTGCACGCTCGGCACGCAGCTGCTGTTCACGGGTTGTGCCGTCGTGTTGAGCAACGGCGCGTCGGTGCACGTCGATTATGTCGAGCCGCTGTCGGATATCGGCAATGGCACGTGGTTCCAGGTGCCCGTTTCATTCGTCATTTTCATTGCGGCTGTCGTCGTGCTCGGCTGGCTGCTGCGGCGCAGCCCGTTCGGCTTGCGCCTGTACCTGATGGGCACGAATCCGAAAGCCGCGTTCTACACGGGTATTCCGCGCGCGCGGATGCTGATTCTCACGTACATGATGTGCGGCATCCTCGCGTCGCTTGCGGGGCTCATCAGCGTCACGCACACGTCGAGCGCGAAGTGGGACTACGGCAATTCGTATCTGCTGATCGCGATCCTGATTGCCGTGATGGGCGGCGTGAATCCCGCGGGCGGTTATGGTCGCATCGTCTGCGTGTTTTTCGCGGCGACGGTGCTTCAGTTCCTGTCGAGCTTCTTCAATCTGCTCGGCGTGTCGCAGTTCTTCGGTGATTGCGCGTGGGGTTTCCTGCTGCTGGCATCGCTCGCGTTTGCGGGCGGCGAGCGGGTGCGTGCGATCTTCGGTTTCGCGCAGCCGAATCAGAGGCGTTAG
- the rbsK gene encoding ribokinase → MATQQKEGRVVILGIYVTDLTFRADRMPLIGETIAGNAFKMGPGGKGSNQAVAAARAGADVVFCTRLGNDAFGQIARATWDAEGITARASVVDGASTGAAHIFVDDTTGKNAIIVASGAAATMNAGDVDAIEADIASARVFVTQLEQPVAAAKHGLEVARKHGVTTVFNPAPALPLDDSIFPLCDYITPNETETTALTGIEVSNVDDARRAADVLLKKGVRNVIVTLGEAGALLHSAEQSVFVPAFQCGRVVETAGAGDGFTGGFAAALARGADAVEATRFGCALAGISVTRPGTAPSMPTLAEVNEVLAQAGHPLSTH, encoded by the coding sequence ATGGCCACGCAACAGAAAGAAGGCCGCGTCGTCATTCTCGGCATCTATGTGACGGACCTCACGTTTCGCGCGGACCGCATGCCGCTGATCGGCGAAACGATCGCGGGCAATGCGTTCAAGATGGGCCCCGGCGGCAAGGGCTCGAACCAGGCCGTCGCGGCGGCGCGAGCGGGTGCGGACGTGGTGTTCTGCACGCGCCTCGGCAACGATGCGTTCGGTCAGATTGCGCGAGCCACGTGGGACGCCGAGGGCATCACGGCGCGTGCGTCGGTCGTCGACGGTGCTTCGACGGGCGCAGCGCATATTTTCGTCGACGACACCACCGGCAAGAACGCGATCATCGTCGCTTCCGGCGCGGCAGCGACGATGAATGCGGGCGACGTCGACGCGATCGAAGCGGATATCGCCTCGGCGCGCGTGTTCGTCACGCAGCTCGAACAACCGGTCGCGGCAGCGAAGCACGGCCTCGAAGTCGCGCGCAAGCATGGCGTGACGACCGTGTTCAATCCCGCGCCCGCGTTGCCGCTCGACGACAGCATCTTCCCGTTGTGCGACTACATCACGCCGAACGAAACGGAAACGACCGCGCTGACGGGCATCGAAGTCAGCAATGTCGACGATGCGCGCCGTGCCGCCGACGTACTGCTGAAAAAAGGCGTGCGCAACGTGATCGTGACGCTCGGCGAAGCGGGCGCGTTGCTGCATTCCGCGGAGCAGTCGGTGTTCGTGCCTGCGTTCCAGTGTGGACGCGTCGTTGAAACGGCAGGCGCAGGCGATGGTTTCACAGGCGGTTTTGCGGCGGCACTCGCACGCGGCGCGGATGCCGTCGAAGCGACGCGCTTTGGTTGCGCGCTGGCGGGCATTTCGGTGACGCGCCCCGGCACCGCGCCGTCGATGCCGACGCTCGCCGAAGTCAACGAAGTGCTGGCGCAGGCCGGTCATCCGCTTTCAACGCATTGA
- a CDS encoding RbsD/FucU family protein, with protein sequence MLKNLDPLLNADVLHALRAMGHGDEVVICDANFPGDSVARESVTGKLLRLDGVDAPRAIRALLSVLPLDTFVDDPASRMEVVGEPNTIPAVQREAQAEVNEAEGRDVPFVGIERFAFYARAKKAYCVIATGETRGYGCFIFKKGVLLAPDAPKE encoded by the coding sequence GTGCTGAAGAATCTGGACCCGCTGTTGAACGCCGATGTGCTGCACGCGCTGCGCGCGATGGGCCACGGTGACGAAGTGGTGATTTGCGACGCGAACTTTCCGGGCGACTCGGTCGCGCGGGAGTCCGTGACGGGCAAACTGCTGCGGCTCGATGGCGTCGATGCGCCGCGCGCGATTCGCGCGCTGCTGTCGGTGCTGCCGCTCGATACGTTCGTCGACGATCCTGCCTCGCGCATGGAAGTGGTCGGCGAGCCGAACACCATTCCCGCCGTGCAGCGCGAAGCGCAGGCCGAAGTGAACGAGGCCGAAGGGCGCGACGTGCCGTTCGTCGGCATCGAGCGCTTTGCGTTCTATGCGCGCGCGAAGAAGGCCTACTGCGTGATCGCCACGGGCGAAACGCGCGGCTACGGCTGTTTCATCTTCAAGAAGGGCGTGCTGCTCGCGCCCGACGCACCGAAGGAATGA
- a CDS encoding aldehyde dehydrogenase family protein: MSVAEYFSSMEYGPAPEDDQPARAWLAQHDATFGHFVDGGWRAPAAGERFASHEPATGDLLAHIAQGDAADVDAAVAAARAAQPGWLALGGAGRARHLYALSRMVQRHSRLFAVLEALDNGKPIRETRDIDIPLVARHFLHHAGWAQLQDSEFKDFAPLGVIGQIVPWNFPLLMLAWKIAPAIATGNCVVLKPAEYTPLTALLFAELAQRAGLPKGVLNVVTGDGRTGAALVEHAGVDKIAFTGSTEVGRVIRAATAGTGKSLTLELGGKSPFIVFDDADLDGAVEGVVDAIWFNQGQVCCAGSRLLVQEGVAARFIDKLKRRMATLRVGPSLDKSIDIGAIVDKVQLERIDSLVEAGRLEGCEIYQSTQTTVPAGGCFYPPTLVTGVAPASTLAQEEIFGPVLVTMTFRTPDEAVALANNTRYGLAASIWSETIGRALDIAPRLACGVVWVNATNLFDAAVGFGGYRESGYGREGGREGIYEYVKPKAWLALGERRPVHRVTEVSTQAHEFEQTADVLAIDRTAKLFIGGKQARPDSGYTLPVYGADGALVGEVGEGNRKDIRNAVAAARGAQKWSQATAHNRAQVIYYLAENLAVRAHEFVHQLVKRTGASIAEARREVDASVTRLFAYAAWADKFDGAVHAPPLRGVALAMNEPLGVIGIACPDEAPLLSFISLIAPALAMGNRVVALPSSSSPLTVTDFYQIVETSDVPAGVLNIVTGERAALLPALAKHDDVDALWCFGSAKDSALAERESIGNLKRTFVDHGRAFDWYDPSSEGPAFLRHATQVKNIWIPYGD, from the coding sequence ATGAGCGTAGCCGAGTATTTTTCATCGATGGAGTACGGTCCCGCACCCGAGGACGATCAACCAGCGCGTGCGTGGCTCGCGCAGCATGACGCGACGTTCGGCCATTTCGTCGACGGTGGATGGCGCGCGCCCGCAGCGGGCGAACGTTTCGCATCGCACGAACCCGCGACGGGCGATCTGCTCGCGCATATCGCACAAGGCGACGCAGCCGACGTGGATGCCGCCGTCGCCGCCGCGCGCGCCGCGCAGCCGGGCTGGCTCGCGCTGGGCGGCGCGGGACGCGCGCGGCATCTGTATGCGCTGTCGCGGATGGTGCAGCGGCATAGCCGTCTGTTTGCCGTGCTCGAAGCGCTCGACAACGGCAAGCCGATCCGCGAAACGCGCGACATCGATATCCCTCTTGTAGCACGGCACTTTCTGCATCACGCGGGCTGGGCGCAACTGCAGGACAGCGAGTTCAAGGACTTCGCGCCGCTCGGCGTGATCGGCCAGATCGTGCCGTGGAATTTCCCGCTGCTGATGCTCGCGTGGAAGATCGCACCTGCCATCGCGACGGGCAACTGCGTCGTGCTGAAGCCAGCTGAATACACGCCGCTCACCGCGTTGCTGTTCGCCGAACTCGCGCAGCGCGCGGGCTTGCCGAAGGGCGTGCTGAACGTGGTGACGGGCGATGGACGCACGGGTGCGGCACTCGTCGAACATGCCGGCGTCGACAAGATTGCATTTACGGGCTCGACGGAAGTGGGCCGCGTGATCCGCGCGGCGACTGCGGGCACGGGCAAGTCGTTGACGCTGGAGTTGGGCGGCAAGTCGCCGTTCATCGTGTTCGACGATGCGGATCTCGACGGCGCAGTCGAAGGCGTAGTCGACGCGATCTGGTTCAACCAGGGCCAGGTGTGCTGCGCAGGCTCGCGTCTGCTCGTGCAGGAAGGCGTTGCTGCGCGCTTCATCGACAAGCTCAAGCGCCGCATGGCGACGCTGCGCGTCGGCCCGTCGCTCGACAAGAGCATCGATATCGGCGCGATCGTCGACAAGGTGCAACTGGAGCGGATCGACTCGCTCGTCGAAGCAGGCCGCCTGGAAGGCTGCGAAATCTATCAGTCGACGCAAACGACGGTGCCCGCGGGCGGCTGCTTCTATCCGCCGACGCTCGTCACGGGCGTCGCGCCTGCCTCGACGCTGGCGCAGGAAGAAATCTTCGGCCCCGTGCTGGTGACGATGACGTTCCGCACGCCGGACGAAGCGGTCGCGCTCGCGAACAACACGCGCTATGGTCTCGCCGCGAGCATCTGGAGCGAAACGATCGGCCGCGCGCTCGACATTGCGCCGCGCCTTGCGTGCGGCGTCGTGTGGGTCAACGCGACGAATCTGTTCGACGCGGCGGTCGGCTTCGGCGGCTATCGCGAGTCGGGCTATGGACGCGAAGGCGGCCGCGAAGGCATCTACGAATACGTGAAGCCGAAGGCATGGCTCGCGCTCGGCGAGCGTCGCCCGGTGCATCGCGTGACGGAGGTGTCGACGCAAGCGCATGAGTTTGAACAGACCGCCGATGTGCTGGCGATCGACCGCACCGCGAAGCTCTTCATCGGCGGCAAGCAGGCGCGCCCCGATAGCGGCTACACGCTGCCCGTGTATGGCGCCGATGGCGCGCTCGTCGGCGAAGTGGGCGAGGGCAATCGCAAGGACATCCGCAATGCCGTCGCGGCGGCGCGCGGCGCGCAGAAATGGTCGCAAGCTACCGCGCACAACCGCGCGCAGGTGATCTATTACCTCGCGGAAAATCTCGCGGTGCGCGCGCATGAGTTCGTGCATCAACTGGTGAAGCGCACGGGCGCAAGCATTGCCGAAGCGCGCCGCGAAGTGGACGCGTCGGTGACGCGCCTGTTCGCGTATGCCGCGTGGGCCGACAAGTTCGACGGCGCGGTGCATGCGCCGCCGCTGCGCGGCGTCGCGCTCGCGATGAACGAGCCGCTCGGCGTGATCGGTATTGCGTGCCCGGACGAAGCGCCGCTGCTGTCTTTCATTTCGCTGATCGCGCCCGCGCTTGCGATGGGCAATCGCGTCGTTGCCTTGCCGAGTTCGTCGAGTCCGCTTACAGTGACCGACTTCTATCAGATCGTCGAGACGTCGGATGTGCCTGCGGGCGTGCTCAACATCGTGACGGGCGAACGCGCTGCGCTGTTGCCGGCGCTCGCGAAGCACGACGACGTCGATGCGCTGTGGTGCTTCGGCTCCGCGAAAGATTCGGCGCTTGCCGAACGCGAGTCGATTGGCAACCTGAAGCGCACGTTCGTCGATCATGGCCGCGCGTTCGACTGGTACGACCCATCGAGCGAAGGCCCGGCGTTTCTGCGCCATGCAACACAAGTCAAGAACATCTGGATACCGTATGGCGACTGA
- the deoC gene encoding deoxyribose-phosphate aldolase produces the protein MPEAPTQSSSVVALRRTAHVHPARNPGVPFDLAWLDGLRVNQSAVERRTATLGTRRTVKKDAQAAWLLKAVTCIDLTTLNGDDTEGRVRRLCAKARQPVRADILAALGVPPHTITTGAVCVYHRYVAAAVDALAGSGIPVAAVSTGFPAGLIPHPLKLKEIEASVADGAQEIDIVVTREYVLTGNWQALYDEVRDFRAACGEAHLKAILATGDIQTLSNVARASMICMMAGADFIKTSTGKEGVNATLDVSLVMARMIREYHARTGILIGFKPAGGVSNAKTALLYQILMKEELGRAWLEPELFRFGASSLLADIERQLEHYATGRYSAFNRHPVA, from the coding sequence ATGCCTGAAGCTCCTACCCAGTCCTCGTCGGTCGTCGCGCTGCGACGCACGGCCCACGTTCATCCCGCCCGTAATCCGGGCGTGCCCTTCGATCTCGCATGGCTCGATGGCCTGCGCGTCAACCAGTCGGCCGTAGAACGGCGCACGGCGACGCTCGGCACGCGCCGCACCGTCAAGAAGGATGCGCAGGCCGCATGGCTGTTGAAAGCCGTCACCTGCATCGACCTGACGACGCTCAACGGCGACGACACGGAAGGCCGCGTGCGGCGTCTGTGCGCCAAGGCGAGACAGCCGGTGCGCGCGGACATCCTCGCGGCGCTCGGCGTGCCGCCGCATACCATCACGACGGGCGCCGTGTGCGTGTATCACCGCTATGTCGCGGCCGCCGTCGATGCGCTCGCCGGCAGCGGCATTCCCGTTGCGGCCGTTTCGACGGGCTTTCCGGCCGGTCTGATTCCGCATCCGCTGAAGCTGAAGGAAATCGAGGCATCGGTGGCCGACGGCGCGCAGGAAATCGATATCGTCGTCACACGCGAGTACGTGCTGACGGGCAACTGGCAGGCGCTCTATGACGAAGTGCGCGATTTCCGCGCCGCGTGCGGCGAAGCGCATCTGAAAGCGATTCTCGCAACGGGCGATATCCAGACGTTGTCGAACGTCGCGCGTGCATCGATGATCTGCATGATGGCAGGCGCCGATTTCATCAAGACGTCGACGGGCAAGGAGGGCGTCAACGCGACGCTCGACGTGTCGCTCGTGATGGCGCGCATGATCCGCGAATACCACGCGCGCACGGGCATCCTGATCGGCTTCAAGCCGGCGGGCGGCGTGTCGAACGCGAAGACGGCGCTGCTGTATCAGATCCTGATGAAAGAAGAACTGGGCCGCGCGTGGCTCGAGCCCGAACTGTTCCGCTTCGGCGCATCCAGTCTTCTCGCCGATATCGAACGCCAGCTCGAGCATTACGCGACTGGCCGTTATTCCGCCTTCAACCGTCACCCTGTTGCCTGA
- a CDS encoding Hsp20/alpha crystallin family protein, whose amino-acid sequence MSDLYFGTDVFSELDRLQRHMSSVFNGFPSSLRSSRAGTFPSLNIGTTDEAIEIVAFAPGIDPSKLELSIDKGLLTIAGERAAARPAQEEGARAYAQERFNGAFRRVVELPQQADPDNVQARYVDGCLVITVGKREASKPRAITVQ is encoded by the coding sequence ATGAGTGACTTGTATTTCGGAACCGATGTGTTCAGCGAACTCGACCGCTTGCAGCGCCATATGTCGAGCGTGTTCAACGGCTTCCCTTCGAGCCTGCGTTCGAGCCGTGCCGGCACGTTCCCGAGCCTCAACATCGGCACGACCGACGAAGCAATCGAGATCGTCGCATTCGCCCCCGGCATCGATCCTTCGAAGCTCGAGCTATCGATCGACAAGGGCTTGCTGACCATCGCAGGCGAGCGCGCGGCGGCACGCCCCGCACAGGAAGAAGGCGCACGCGCCTATGCACAGGAGCGCTTCAACGGCGCGTTCCGCCGTGTCGTCGAACTGCCGCAACAAGCCGATCCCGACAATGTGCAGGCGCGTTATGTCGACGGCTGTCTGGTGATCACGGTCGGCAAGCGCGAAGCGTCGAAGCCGCGCGCCATCACGGTTCAATAA